In a genomic window of Nothobranchius furzeri strain GRZ-AD chromosome 14, NfurGRZ-RIMD1, whole genome shotgun sequence:
- the c14h2orf49 gene encoding ashwin, which produces MAATRQQNAKSGFTPDVDLLLHPELLSHDFLIQILTERSVSTRGCGSRDQLTELYLRHVIPLPQRTLPNNRWGRRVEKCGGRQTPAGLSSSNDQHRKRPLIVFDGSSSHSGSLKVKKPDGTTASPATDRLKPPPAANLSNSIRKLTSTSSSSSTHRGTDTSNLKREANTVSSLKSPETKKKIQHVTWP; this is translated from the exons ATGGCGGCGACCAGACAACAAAATGCAAAGAGTGGGTTTACCCCAGATGTTGATCTGTTATTGCATCCAGAGCTTCTGTCTCATGACTTTTTGATTCAAATTTTAACTGAG AGAAGTGTCAGTACCAGAGGCTGTGGGAGTAGGGACCAGCTGACTGAGCTGTACCTCCGACATGTCATCCCGCTGCCGCAGCGGACTTTACCCAACAACCGCTGGGGTCGGAGGGTGGAGAAGTGCGGAGGGAGGCAGACACCGGCTGGACTCAG CTCCAGTAATGACCAGCATAGGAAAAGGCCTTTGATTGTGTTTGATGGGAGTTCTTCTCACTCTGGATCACTAAAAGTAAAGAAACCAGATGGAACAACAGCGTCACCTGCCACCGACAGGTTAAAACCTCCTCCAGCTGCAAACCTGTCCAACTCCATCCGTAAGCTCACCTCAACCTCTTCTTCCTCATCTACGCACCGTGGTACGGACACCTCCAACCTCAAGCGGGAAGCAAACACCGTG AGTTCACTAAAATCTCCAGAAACGAAGAAAAAGATCCAGCACGTCACGTGGCCCTGA
- the gpr45 gene encoding high-affinity lysophosphatidic acid receptor — MAFCNESLLEESEFMEPGLEQNMEIIRLEDVPPFMSASLRVTLAAIMIFMITIGFLGNAIVCLIVYQKPAMRSAINLLLATLAFSDIMLSLLCMPFTAVTVATADWTFGSGFCRASIMLYWLFVLEGVSILLIISVDRFLIIVQRQDKLTPHRAKVLIAGSWVLSLCVSLPVVVGWRTGAARMGSTWAPQCVLGYSESMADRGYTVLLAVAVFFVPFAVMLYSYVCILNTVRRNTLRIHNHTSEHSCLPALNQVSKMRLTGLQRPPQIKVDMSFKTRAFTTILILFVGFSVCWLPHTVVSLLAVFSHQFYYSHLFYPISIGALWLSYLKTVFNPVIYCWRIRKFREACQEFIPKSCRLCPRVSGRSHRRVRPSNIYVCSESQSSV, encoded by the coding sequence ATGGCTTTTTGTAACGAGAGCCTCCTGGAGGAGTCTGAATTCATGGAGCCAGGTTTGGAGCAAAATATGGAGATTATCCGATTAGAAGATGTGCCTCCTTTCATGTCGGCCTCTCTCCGTGTGACCCTGGCAGCAATAATGATCTTCATGATCACTATTGGTTTCCTTGGCAACGCAATTGTGTGTCTGATTGTTTACCAGAAACCTGCCATGCGCTCTGCCATCAATCTCCTCCTGGCCACGCTGGCCTTCTCGGACATCATGCTCTCGCTGCTCTGCATGCCCTTCACCGCTGTCACCGTGGCAACCGCCGACTGGACCTTTGGGAGCGGGTTCTGCAGAGCCTCCATCATGCTGTACTGGCTGTTTGTCCTGGAGGGAGTgtccatcctcctcatcatcagtgTGGACCGCTTCCTCATCATCGTGCAGCGGCAGGACAAGCTGACCCCACACCGAGCCAAGGTGCTGATAGCGGGTTCCTGGGTGCTCAGCCTGTGCGTGTCCCTGCCTGTTGTAGTAGGGTGGAGGACAGGTGCAGCACGGATGGGTAGCACCTGGGCCCCGCAGTGTGTGCTGGGATACAGTGAGTCCATGGCGGATCGTGGGTACACGGTGCTTTTAGCCGTAGCAGTCTTCTTTGTTCCGTTTGCCGTCATGTTGTACTCTTACGTGTGCATCCTCAACACCGTGCGCCGCAACACCCTACGCATCCACAACCACACCAGCGAGCACTCCTGCCTCCCAGCTCTGAACCAGGTCAGCAAAATGAGACTCACCGGGCTGCAGCGGCCGCCCCAGATCAAGGTGGACATGAGTTTCAAAACTCGAGCCTTCACCACCATCCTCATCCTCTTTGTGGGCTTCTCCGTGTGCTGGTTGCCTCACACAGTGGTCAGCCTGCTGGCTGTGTTCAGCCATCAGTTCTACTACAGCCATCTGTTCTACCCCATCAGCATCGGAGCGCTGTGGCTCAGCTACCTGAAGACGGTGTTCAACCCTGTCATCTACTGCTGGAGGATCCGGAAGTTCAGGGAGGCCTGCCAGGAGTTCATTCCCAAAAGCTGTAGACTCTGTCCGCGGGTGTCAGGCAGGAGCCACAGGAGAGTGAGACCCAGCAACATTTATGTGTGCAGCGAGAGTCAGTCGTCGGTGTAG